The following coding sequences lie in one Acropora palmata chromosome 3, jaAcrPala1.3, whole genome shotgun sequence genomic window:
- the LOC141876126 gene encoding uncharacterized protein LOC141876126: MKTERDMARVLDCSSFKIQHPSCSFPSGPDSPVYSNNSARMDYPSCSSSGRYSNPEKNKITPHQRSTPQKLRSHNEAGLAFKTPLQEISRHLTEALWPAETFHGRDYLAEVQGQLRKMYKQSSVSSHIQRMESNAGIASEFQKRCLKRKSVEENNTGSTKTATNEEKVQTAAEDLSDHLAGCKRQSTSNSHQIISSADSKHQDTFLQSIPFRDSRRGTLQSSEYFDLQIADEPFVLIALQCQLFKTLVRRQHTFAMKLLSFQATFPSTVTRHDKGKEMDFPSGREVQRCLFGQSEASLATTSGQARMFSHNSISPDILDFLDGVEHTQEHRRCITPDPRLVSPPKKPTLDSLTPEKKFYPHKLY; encoded by the exons ATGAAGACAGAAAGAGATATGGCCAGAGTTCTGGACTGCTCTTCATTCAAAATACAGCATCCATCATGTAGCTTTCCCAGTGGTCCAG ATTCTCCAGTTTATAGCAATAATTCTGCAAGGATGGACTATCC TTCTTGCAGCTCAAGTGGAAGATACAGTAACccagagaaaaataaaattacaccACATCAGAGGAGTACACCACAAAAATTACGATCTCACAATGAAGCAGGTCTTGCATTTAAG aCACCATTGCAAGAGATATCACGACATTTAACAGAAGCATTGTGGCCTGCAGAAACTTTTCATGGAAGAG ACTATCTTGCTGAAGTACAAGGGCAGCTCAGAAAAATGTATAAACAAAG TTCTGTCAGTAGTCATATCCAAAGGATGGAAAGCAATGCTGGCATTGCATCTGAATTTCAAAAGAGATgtctgaaaagaaaatctgTAG aAGAGAACAATACAGGGTCAACGAAAACTGCaacaaatgaagagaaagTTCAAACAGCGGCGGAAGACCTCTCTGATCACCTTGCTGGATGCAAGAGACAAAGTACATCAAACTCTCATCAAATTATATCTAGTGCAGATTCCAAGCATCAGGATACATTTCTACAAAGTATCCCATTTCGTGATTCAAGAAGAGGAACCTTACAATCAAGTGAATATTTTGACCTGCAG ATAGCTGATGAGCCTTTTGTACTGATTGCACTTCAATGCCAGCTCTTTAAAACCCTGGTGAGGAGACAGCATACATTTGCGATGAAACTTTTATCATTCCAGGCGACATTTCCCAGTACAGTGACAAGACATGACAAGGGGAAAGAAATGGATTTTCCCAGTGGTAGGGAAGTTCAAAGGTGTTTATTTGGACAAAGTGAGGCTTCTCTTGCAACCACAAGTGGGCAAGCCCGAATGTTTTCTCATAACAGCATTTCACCAGATATCCTTGACTTTCTAGATGGTGTAGAACACACACAAGAACACAGAAGATGTATTACTCCAGATCCAAGACTTGTTTCACCACCCAAAAAACCCACACTAGATTCTTTGACCCCTGAGAAAAAATTCTACCCCCACAAACTGTACTAA